In Arachis stenosperma cultivar V10309 chromosome 1, arast.V10309.gnm1.PFL2, whole genome shotgun sequence, one DNA window encodes the following:
- the LOC130953772 gene encoding transcription factor bHLH79, with translation MEGPVINESTFSSANPSSYSLSEIWPATATTFTPIHNHKRKESSPSSSTTTATANHLNDSYGNKHRKLEGSFQEENRAGDSKAEVGASLVAGNKLARQGGGGGGGGGAAKPSCEQPPKQDYIHVRARRGQATDSHSLAERARREKISERMKILQDLVPGCNKVIGKALVLDEIINYIQSLQRQVEFLSMKLEAVNSRLNMNSVVECFPSKDVQVGNQPFDIAGMIFGSQATRGYAQGSQSGWLHMQLGGDFDRVA, from the exons atggaAGGTCCTGTCATCAACGAGTCCACATTCTCCTCCGCCAACCCTTCCTCTTACTCTCTCTCTGAGATTTGGCCCGCCACCGCAACCACCTTCACTCCCATCCACAACCATAAGAGGAAGGAATCATCCCCCtcctcctccaccaccaccgCCACCGCCAATCACTTG AATGATTCGTATGGCAATAAGCATAGGAAACTGGAAGGATCCTTCCAGGAGGAAAACCGTGCTGGCGATTCAAAAGCCGAGGTAGGTGCCAGTTTAGTTGCCGGTAACAAGTTAGCTCGGCAAGGTGGTGGtggcggcggcggcggcggcgcTGCTAAGCCTTCTTGTGAGCAACCGCCTAAACAAGACTACATCCATGTGAGAGCCAGGAGAGGCCAGGCTACCGATAGCCACAGTCTCGCTGAGaga GCCAGGAGAGAAAAGATTAGTGAGAGGATGAAAATTCTTCAAGATTTAGTCCCTGGATGTAACAAG GTAATTGGCAAAGCACTTGTGTTAGATGAGATAATCAATTACATACAGTCGCTGCAGCGTCAGGTTGAG TTCCTTTCAATGAAGCTTGAAGCAGTTAATTCAAGATTGAACATGAATTCTGTTGTTGAATGTTTTCCTTCAAAAGAC GTTCAGGTTGGTAATCAGCCATTTGATATTGCCGGAATGATATTCGGATCACAAGCAACCAGGGGGTATGCACAGGGATCACAATCTGGATGGCTGCATATGCAATTAGGAGGTGATTTCGATAGAGTGGCATAA